One window of Rhizobium leguminosarum genomic DNA carries:
- the purH gene encoding bifunctional phosphoribosylaminoimidazolecarboxamide formyltransferase/IMP cyclohydrolase yields MAVISKKIPAPNKVEIKTALLSVFDKTGIVELAQALSARGVRLLSTGGTFKAIAAAGLAVTDVSEITGFPEIMDGRVKTLHPTVHGGLLAIRDDSEHQEAMKKHGIEGIDLAVINLYPFEEVRAAGGDYPTTVENIDIGGPAMIRASAKNHAYVTILTDPNDYTEFKEQLSADEGKTAYAFRQRMAAKAYARTAAYDAVISNWFAEVLSIDTPRHRVIGGALKEEMRYGENPHQKAAFYVTGEKRPGVSTAALLQGKQLSYNNINDTDAAYELVAEFLPEKAACAIIKHANPCGVATGSSLVEAYRRALACDSVSAFGGIIALNRTLDAETAEEIVKLFTEVIIAPDVTEEAKAIVARKPNLRLLSAGGLPDPRAAGLTAKTVSGGLLVQSRDNGMVEDLELKVVTRRAPTAQELEDMKFAFKVGKHVKSNAVVYAKDGQTAGIGAGQMSRVDSARIAALKAEEAAKALGLAVPMTHGSAVASEAFLPFADGLLSMIAAGATAVIQPGGSMRDQEVIDAANEHGIAMVFTGMRHFRH; encoded by the coding sequence ATGGCCGTTATTTCCAAGAAGATCCCCGCCCCCAACAAGGTCGAAATCAAGACCGCGCTCCTATCCGTCTTCGACAAGACCGGGATCGTCGAACTCGCCCAAGCACTGTCTGCCAGAGGCGTGCGGCTGCTCTCGACCGGCGGCACCTTTAAAGCGATCGCCGCTGCCGGCCTTGCCGTCACCGACGTCTCCGAAATCACCGGCTTTCCCGAGATCATGGACGGGCGGGTCAAGACGCTGCATCCAACGGTGCATGGCGGCCTGCTGGCGATCCGCGACGATAGCGAACACCAGGAGGCGATGAAAAAACATGGTATCGAGGGCATCGACCTCGCCGTCATCAACCTCTATCCCTTCGAGGAAGTGCGCGCGGCCGGCGGCGATTATCCGACAACCGTCGAGAATATCGATATCGGCGGGCCGGCGATGATCCGCGCATCGGCCAAGAACCATGCCTATGTGACGATCCTGACAGATCCCAACGATTACACCGAGTTCAAGGAGCAGCTTTCCGCAGATGAGGGCAAGACTGCCTATGCCTTCCGACAGCGTATGGCCGCCAAGGCCTATGCCCGCACCGCGGCCTATGACGCCGTGATTTCCAATTGGTTCGCAGAAGTGCTGTCGATCGACACGCCGCGCCACCGGGTTATCGGCGGTGCGCTGAAGGAAGAGATGCGTTACGGCGAAAATCCGCACCAGAAGGCGGCCTTCTACGTCACCGGCGAAAAGCGCCCGGGTGTATCGACGGCTGCGCTTCTCCAGGGCAAGCAGCTCTCCTACAACAACATCAACGACACCGATGCCGCCTATGAGCTGGTTGCCGAATTCCTGCCTGAGAAGGCGGCCTGCGCCATCATCAAGCATGCCAATCCCTGCGGCGTCGCCACCGGATCAAGCCTGGTCGAGGCCTATCGGCGGGCGCTCGCCTGCGATAGCGTTTCCGCCTTCGGCGGCATTATCGCGCTCAATCGGACGCTGGATGCAGAAACGGCCGAGGAGATCGTCAAGCTCTTCACCGAAGTGATCATCGCGCCTGATGTCACGGAGGAAGCGAAGGCGATCGTCGCCCGCAAACCGAACCTGCGGCTGCTGTCTGCCGGCGGCCTGCCCGATCCGCGCGCCGCGGGCCTGACGGCAAAGACCGTTTCCGGCGGCCTGCTGGTCCAGAGCCGCGACAACGGCATGGTCGAGGATCTGGAGCTCAAGGTCGTCACCAGGCGGGCGCCGACGGCGCAGGAGCTGGAGGACATGAAGTTCGCTTTCAAGGTCGGTAAACACGTCAAATCGAACGCCGTAGTCTATGCCAAGGACGGCCAGACGGCCGGTATCGGCGCCGGTCAGATGAGCCGTGTCGATTCCGCCCGCATCGCCGCGCTGAAGGCCGAAGAGGCAGCCAAGGCGCTCGGCCTTGCCGTGCCGATGACGCATGGTTCGGCGGTCGCCTCCGAAGCCTTCCTGCCGTTTGCCGACGGTCTTCTGTCGATGATCGCTGCAGGGGCGACGGCGGTTATCCAGCCGGGCGGCTCGATGCGCGACCAGGAAGTCATCGATGCCGCCAACGAACATGGGATTGCGATGGTCTTTACCGGCATGCGCCATTTCCGGCACTGA
- a CDS encoding MFS transporter, with amino-acid sequence MLNRIDWTGTQPPKATEKGIWGWMFFDWAAQPFFTVVTTFIFGPYFVSRLTDDPVSAQTTWSNMATISSVIIALLSPVLGSIADQSGARKPWIGFFAIIKIASLFGLWFAAPGSPVVYPVIFMILASISAEFSIVFNDSMMPRLVAKHEVGKLSNTAWGLGYLGGIIVLIAVVTLLAASPETGKTILGLDPLFGLDPRTGEDARITGPISAVWYLIFILPMFFFTPDVGRGLPFGTAVRSGLRELRNTLGELKERRGILKFLIARMIYQDGVNGLLILGGIFAAGMFGWATIEIGIYGIILNVVAIFGCLIAGRIDKSVGSKVTVVISLTMLLLATIGIISTGPGYTLFGLVPLPTADSGGLFGTAAEKAYILCGLLIGFAFGPVQASSRSYLARSVSPEEAGRYFGIYALSGRATSFMATLLFSLVTYMSGSPRLGMATLILFLAGGLVLLVRTPYPADRA; translated from the coding sequence ATGTTGAATCGCATCGACTGGACAGGAACGCAGCCCCCGAAGGCCACGGAGAAGGGCATCTGGGGGTGGATGTTCTTCGATTGGGCAGCCCAGCCCTTCTTTACCGTGGTCACCACCTTCATCTTCGGACCCTATTTCGTTTCCCGCCTGACCGATGACCCGGTTTCCGCGCAGACGACGTGGAGCAACATGGCGACGATCTCATCGGTGATCATCGCCCTGCTCTCGCCCGTTCTCGGCTCGATCGCCGACCAGTCCGGCGCCCGCAAACCCTGGATCGGCTTCTTCGCGATCATCAAGATCGCCAGCCTTTTCGGACTGTGGTTCGCAGCCCCCGGCTCGCCTGTTGTTTATCCCGTTATTTTCATGATCCTCGCCTCGATCTCGGCCGAGTTTTCGATCGTGTTCAACGATTCGATGATGCCGCGCCTGGTCGCCAAACACGAGGTCGGCAAGCTCTCCAACACAGCCTGGGGGCTTGGTTATCTCGGCGGCATCATCGTGCTCATCGCCGTCGTGACGCTTTTGGCGGCGAGCCCCGAGACCGGCAAGACCATCCTCGGTCTCGATCCGCTATTCGGTCTCGATCCTCGGACCGGAGAGGATGCGCGCATCACCGGGCCGATCTCGGCCGTCTGGTATCTGATCTTCATCCTGCCGATGTTCTTCTTCACGCCGGATGTCGGCAGGGGTCTTCCCTTCGGCACCGCCGTCCGCTCGGGCCTGCGGGAGCTGAGAAACACGCTTGGTGAACTCAAGGAGCGCCGCGGCATCCTGAAATTCCTGATCGCCCGGATGATCTATCAGGACGGCGTCAACGGACTGCTGATCCTTGGCGGCATCTTCGCGGCCGGCATGTTCGGCTGGGCGACGATCGAGATCGGCATCTACGGCATCATCCTCAACGTCGTCGCGATCTTCGGCTGCCTGATTGCCGGCCGTATCGACAAGAGTGTCGGGTCGAAGGTGACCGTGGTCATCAGCCTCACCATGCTGCTTCTCGCCACCATCGGCATCATCTCGACAGGGCCGGGTTATACCCTGTTCGGACTGGTGCCGCTGCCGACGGCGGATTCCGGCGGCCTCTTCGGCACCGCGGCGGAGAAGGCCTATATCCTCTGTGGTCTGCTGATCGGGTTTGCCTTCGGGCCGGTACAGGCCTCGTCGCGCTCCTATCTCGCCCGCAGCGTCAGCCCGGAGGAAGCCGGCCGTTACTTCGGCATCTACGCGCTTTCGGGGCGCGCCACGAGTTTCATGGCGACGCTGCTCTTCTCGCTGGTGACCTATATGAGCGGATCACCGCGGCTTGGAATGGCAACGCTGATCCTGTTTCTCGCCGGCGGCCTGGTGCTGCTCGTCCGCACGCCTTATCCGGCCGATCGGGCATAG
- a CDS encoding NAD-glutamate dehydrogenase encodes MAARNNPKREKQIESARKIAKATGEAHLDPEILFGRASNDDLELYTPEMLALSAVHSAKELAAWNGKAPRVGIDTIADVTPDGIAVSVLSVTDKNMPFLFESVMGEVTSTYRDLFMAVHPILVMEKGKAPAIYSADHPSDPANRVSHIQLHIAPLNSVQASDLVKRVETVLEQVRLSVSDWKPMLSKIDGVIAELSANGTTRKKADRDEAIAFLTWLRDENFTFLGMREYVYSGKGSDARVERDKGAGLGMLSNPDVLVLRTGKDAVTTTPEILAFLDGPDFLIVTKANVKSIVHRRAYMDYVGVKRFDAAGNVTGELRIVGLFTSTAYTSLASEIPLLRSKIEKVKEHFGFDPMSHSGRMLDNTLESYPRDDLFQIDTTLLANFAEQINDLADRPRVRVLPRIDHFDRFVSVIVYVPREEYDSIVRERIGTYLKTVYDGRVSAYYPAFPEGGVARVHFIIGRSGGKTPRIPQAKLEQVIREITARWDDRFEALAGAKAPKISVDQAFQDSFTPEETVADLADIGACAAGEPLRIQFYHRPEEQGRILSLKIFHTGGQLALSRRVPLLENLGFNVVSETTFDIGVPANDGETKLVVLHDMELEARNGGDIDLQRYGAALEEAFVAAFAGTIDNDSFNRLILSAGLSARETNVLRAYARYLRQAGIAYSQDYIATTLDKYPGVAAAIFRLFHDTLDTRLSEKARVKKLADLHQAIEAELADVPSLDDDRILRRYVNIVDATLRTNYFQKNPDGSPKSMLAFKLDPHLVDGLPQPKPFREMFVYGVEVEGVHLRFGKVARGGLRWSDRAEDYRTEVLGLVKAQQVKNAVIVPVGAKGGFYPKKLPIGGSRDEIFNAGREAYKTYIRTLLSITDNISGAEIVPPKDTARLDGDDPYFVVAADKGTATFSDTANALAQEAGFWLDDAFASGGSAGYDHKKMGITARGAWETVKRHFREMDIDIQTTPFTVAGVGDMSGDVFGNGMLLSPKIRLISAFDHRDIIIDPDPDMEKTLAERQRLFDLPRSSWQDFDKTVLSKGAMIISRAAKSVTLTPEAVTAIGIDKSVATPFEIITAILKSPVDLLWFGGIGTYVKAASETDAEVGDRANDPIRVTAVEVRAKVIGEGANLGVTQKGRIAYGLKGGRCNSDAIDNSAGVNTSDVEVNIKIALAAAMHDGRLTRAKRDQLLSSMTSEVAILVLRNNYLQSLAISLTERKGTANGLELGRFMSVLEGVGQLNRKVETLPDEQSLAERYAAGKPLTRPEIGVLVSYAKIVLFDALAASDLPDDPYFTATLLNYFPVKMQKSNAGDIAGHRLKREIVATVLANEAINRGGPSFTVAMMDATAASAPEVVRAAIVARDGFDLNKLWAETDALDGRISGELQNRIYEEISHSFAVLTRLLLKTGMTKADMAEVISRLQAALKKLKPAFTEQSAGDAAARQAEYSQAGVPEKLAAEIANLQSFALVPEIMQIAERTGETLVRAAENYFAVSQTFRIARLLAAGGRILTSDHYENLALARSIDQIASARRDIVISALSDHSKEKLPVQAWHAQDRIRINRIVEELSSLSDSGDPNLARITVAAGILTDLARDRVR; translated from the coding sequence ATGGCTGCCAGAAACAATCCAAAAAGAGAAAAGCAGATCGAAAGCGCGCGCAAGATCGCCAAGGCGACGGGCGAGGCGCATCTCGATCCGGAAATACTCTTCGGCCGGGCCAGCAATGACGATCTCGAACTCTATACGCCTGAGATGCTGGCGCTCTCCGCCGTGCATTCGGCAAAGGAACTTGCCGCCTGGAACGGCAAAGCGCCTCGTGTCGGCATCGACACCATTGCCGATGTGACGCCTGATGGCATTGCGGTTTCGGTGCTATCTGTCACCGACAAGAACATGCCGTTCCTGTTTGAATCGGTCATGGGCGAAGTGACGAGCACCTATCGCGACCTGTTCATGGCCGTGCACCCCATCCTGGTCATGGAAAAGGGTAAGGCGCCTGCGATTTATTCGGCCGATCATCCGAGTGACCCGGCCAACCGCGTCAGCCATATCCAGCTCCATATTGCGCCGCTCAATTCCGTCCAGGCCTCAGATCTCGTCAAACGCGTCGAAACCGTGCTCGAGCAAGTCCGTCTGTCGGTGTCCGACTGGAAGCCGATGCTTTCGAAGATCGACGGGGTGATCGCCGAGCTCTCGGCCAATGGCACCACCCGGAAGAAGGCTGATCGCGATGAAGCTATCGCCTTCCTGACATGGCTGCGCGACGAGAATTTCACTTTCCTCGGGATGCGTGAATATGTGTATTCCGGCAAGGGTTCCGATGCCAGGGTCGAACGCGACAAGGGTGCTGGCCTCGGCATGCTCTCCAACCCCGATGTCCTGGTGTTGCGCACCGGCAAGGACGCCGTGACGACGACGCCTGAGATCCTGGCCTTCCTCGACGGCCCCGATTTCCTGATCGTCACCAAGGCGAATGTGAAATCCATCGTCCATCGCCGCGCCTATATGGATTATGTCGGCGTCAAACGCTTCGACGCTGCGGGCAACGTCACCGGCGAACTGCGCATCGTCGGGCTTTTCACTTCGACGGCCTATACGTCGCTCGCCTCCGAAATCCCGCTGCTGCGTTCCAAGATCGAGAAGGTGAAGGAGCATTTCGGTTTCGACCCGATGAGCCATTCCGGCCGCATGCTCGACAACACGCTGGAATCCTATCCGCGCGATGACCTTTTCCAGATCGACACCACGCTGCTTGCGAATTTTGCTGAACAGATCAACGACTTGGCCGACCGTCCGCGCGTGCGCGTCCTGCCGCGCATCGACCATTTCGACCGCTTCGTCTCGGTAATCGTCTACGTGCCGCGCGAGGAATACGACTCGATCGTCCGCGAGCGGATTGGCACCTATCTGAAGACTGTCTATGACGGTCGGGTCTCCGCCTATTACCCGGCTTTTCCGGAAGGCGGCGTGGCGCGCGTGCACTTCATCATCGGCCGCTCCGGCGGCAAGACGCCTCGCATTCCGCAGGCAAAGCTGGAGCAAGTGATCCGCGAAATCACCGCCCGGTGGGACGACCGTTTCGAGGCGCTGGCCGGGGCGAAGGCGCCGAAGATATCGGTCGACCAGGCATTTCAGGATTCCTTCACCCCGGAGGAAACCGTGGCCGACCTCGCCGATATCGGCGCCTGCGCCGCCGGCGAGCCGCTTCGCATCCAGTTCTACCATCGTCCGGAAGAACAAGGCCGCATCCTCTCACTGAAGATCTTCCACACCGGCGGCCAGCTGGCGCTGTCGCGCCGCGTACCGCTTCTGGAAAATCTCGGCTTCAATGTCGTCAGCGAAACCACCTTCGACATCGGGGTGCCGGCCAATGACGGAGAAACGAAACTCGTCGTGCTGCACGATATGGAGCTCGAGGCCCGCAATGGCGGCGACATCGACCTGCAGCGTTACGGCGCAGCCCTCGAAGAAGCCTTCGTCGCCGCCTTCGCCGGCACGATCGACAATGACAGCTTCAACCGGCTGATCCTCTCGGCCGGACTTTCAGCGCGCGAGACGAACGTGCTGCGCGCCTATGCACGTTATCTCCGCCAGGCCGGCATCGCCTATTCGCAGGATTACATCGCAACCACGCTCGACAAATATCCCGGCGTCGCCGCCGCCATTTTCCGGCTGTTCCACGACACGCTCGATACCAGGCTTTCCGAGAAGGCCCGCGTCAAGAAGCTTGCCGACCTGCACCAGGCGATCGAGGCCGAGCTTGCCGACGTGCCGAGCCTTGACGACGACCGTATCCTGCGCCGCTACGTCAATATCGTCGATGCGACGCTTCGCACCAATTATTTCCAGAAGAACCCGGACGGCTCTCCAAAGTCGATGCTGGCCTTCAAACTTGATCCGCACCTGGTCGACGGCCTGCCGCAGCCGAAACCCTTCCGCGAAATGTTCGTCTATGGCGTCGAGGTCGAAGGTGTGCACCTGCGCTTCGGCAAGGTGGCGCGCGGTGGCCTGCGCTGGTCAGATCGTGCCGAGGATTATCGCACCGAGGTTCTCGGCCTGGTCAAGGCCCAGCAGGTGAAGAACGCGGTCATCGTGCCGGTCGGCGCCAAGGGCGGCTTCTATCCGAAGAAGCTCCCCATTGGCGGCAGCCGCGACGAGATCTTCAATGCCGGCCGCGAGGCTTACAAGACCTATATCCGCACGTTGCTGTCAATCACCGACAATATATCGGGGGCCGAGATCGTGCCGCCGAAAGACACGGCCCGTCTCGATGGCGACGACCCCTATTTCGTCGTCGCCGCCGACAAGGGCACCGCAACCTTCTCCGACACCGCCAATGCGCTGGCGCAGGAAGCCGGCTTCTGGCTGGATGACGCCTTCGCCTCCGGCGGCTCGGCCGGTTACGACCACAAGAAGATGGGCATCACTGCCCGCGGCGCCTGGGAAACCGTCAAGCGTCATTTCCGCGAAATGGACATCGACATCCAGACGACGCCCTTTACCGTTGCTGGCGTCGGCGACATGTCCGGCGACGTCTTCGGCAACGGCATGCTGCTCTCTCCGAAGATCCGGCTCATATCCGCCTTCGACCACCGCGACATCATTATCGATCCCGATCCCGATATGGAAAAGACGCTCGCCGAGCGCCAGCGCCTCTTCGACCTGCCGCGGTCAAGCTGGCAGGATTTCGACAAAACCGTGCTCTCCAAAGGTGCGATGATCATCTCCCGCGCGGCGAAATCAGTCACTCTGACCCCGGAAGCGGTGACTGCGATCGGCATCGACAAGTCCGTGGCGACGCCCTTCGAAATCATCACGGCGATCTTGAAGAGCCCCGTCGACCTGCTCTGGTTCGGAGGCATCGGCACCTATGTGAAAGCGGCGTCCGAAACCGACGCCGAAGTCGGCGACCGCGCCAACGACCCGATCCGCGTCACCGCGGTCGAAGTGCGCGCCAAGGTCATCGGCGAGGGCGCAAACCTCGGCGTCACCCAGAAGGGCCGCATCGCCTACGGTCTCAAGGGCGGGCGCTGCAACTCCGACGCCATCGACAACTCGGCCGGCGTCAACACCTCGGACGTCGAGGTCAACATCAAGATCGCGCTGGCAGCCGCCATGCATGACGGGCGGCTGACGCGGGCAAAACGCGACCAGCTTCTGTCCTCGATGACCAGCGAAGTGGCGATCCTGGTGCTGCGCAACAACTACCTGCAGTCGCTGGCGATCTCGCTGACGGAACGCAAGGGCACGGCAAACGGTCTCGAACTCGGCCGTTTCATGAGCGTGCTGGAGGGCGTCGGCCAGCTGAACCGCAAGGTCGAGACTTTGCCGGACGAGCAGAGCCTCGCCGAACGCTATGCCGCCGGCAAGCCGCTGACGCGGCCGGAAATCGGCGTGTTGGTATCCTACGCCAAGATCGTGCTCTTCGATGCGCTGGCCGCCAGCGATCTGCCGGACGATCCCTATTTTACCGCGACACTTTTGAATTATTTCCCTGTCAAGATGCAGAAGTCGAATGCCGGCGATATCGCCGGCCACCGGCTGAAGCGCGAAATTGTTGCGACCGTGCTTGCCAACGAGGCGATTAACCGCGGCGGACCGAGCTTCACCGTCGCCATGATGGACGCGACGGCGGCCTCGGCACCGGAAGTGGTCCGTGCCGCGATCGTTGCCCGCGACGGTTTCGACCTGAACAAGCTCTGGGCCGAAACGGATGCGCTCGACGGCCGGATATCGGGCGAGCTGCAGAACCGCATCTACGAGGAAATCAGCCATAGCTTTGCCGTATTGACGCGCCTGCTTTTGAAGACCGGCATGACCAAGGCCGATATGGCCGAGGTGATTAGCCGGCTCCAGGCGGCTCTGAAGAAGCTGAAGCCTGCCTTCACCGAACAATCGGCCGGCGATGCCGCGGCACGTCAGGCTGAGTATAGCCAGGCAGGCGTGCCCGAAAAACTCGCGGCCGAGATCGCCAACCTCCAAAGTTTTGCGCTGGTGCCGGAGATCATGCAGATTGCCGAGCGCACCGGCGAGACCTTGGTGCGGGCCGCCGAAAACTACTTCGCCGTCTCGCAGACTTTCCGCATTGCCCGGCTGCTGGCAGCGGGTGGGCGGATCCTCACCTCCGACCATTACGAGAACCTGGCGCTTGCCCGCAGCATCGACCAGATCGCCAGCGCAAGACGCGACATCGTCATCTCGGCCCTGTCCGATCACAGCAAGGAGAAGCTTCCGGTCCAGGCCTGGCATGCCCAGGATCGCATCCGCATCAACCGTATCGTCGAAGAGCTTTCGAGCCTGAGCGACAGCGGCGATCCCAACCTTGCGCGTATTACCGTTGCCGCAGGTATCCTGACCGATCTTGCGCGCGACCGGGTGAGGTGA
- a CDS encoding carbonic anhydrase, whose protein sequence is MQRFPNPLLDGYRNFMSGRYTDARDRYRQLAENGQSPHTLVIACSDSRAAPELIFDAGPGELFVIRNVANMVPPYEPDGHFHSTSAALEFAVQALKVSDIVVMGHGRCGGIRAALDPNAEPLSPGDFIGRWMSLVKPAAAQIQSNDVMTAAERQTALERVSIRNSIDNLRSFPDIKALEEEGKMHLHGAWFDISTGELWVMDAETRDFIRPEI, encoded by the coding sequence ATGCAGCGTTTTCCAAATCCTCTTCTGGACGGCTATCGCAACTTTATGAGCGGTCGTTACACCGACGCCCGCGACAGGTATCGGCAGCTTGCCGAAAACGGTCAAAGTCCCCATACGTTGGTCATTGCCTGTTCGGATTCACGTGCGGCACCGGAGCTGATCTTCGATGCCGGCCCGGGTGAGCTCTTCGTCATTCGCAATGTTGCCAACATGGTGCCGCCTTACGAGCCGGACGGTCATTTCCATTCGACGTCGGCCGCGCTCGAATTTGCCGTGCAGGCGCTGAAGGTCTCGGATATCGTCGTGATGGGCCATGGCCGCTGCGGCGGCATCCGCGCAGCGCTTGATCCGAATGCTGAGCCGCTGTCGCCGGGCGATTTCATCGGCCGCTGGATGTCGCTGGTCAAGCCCGCCGCCGCGCAGATCCAGAGCAACGATGTGATGACGGCTGCCGAGCGGCAGACGGCGCTGGAGCGTGTCTCGATCCGCAATTCGATTGACAATCTCAGAAGCTTTCCCGACATCAAGGCGCTCGAGGAAGAAGGAAAAATGCATCTCCATGGCGCATGGTTCGATATTTCGACCGGCGAACTCTGGGTGATGGATGCTGAGACACGTGACTTCATTCGTCCCGAAATCTAG
- a CDS encoding GGDEF domain-containing protein, giving the protein MKFETIKRVILAAIMLPFVFMLMEGVVVIRSSLRQYRDLERDRQFADVLARGGSIAATEILSEIGATRLYLAHPNSRTAADMQRSRVTLDRERLAFYASLPSRDALDQGLAGELSILSLAYSRIAAARNAVDLGLYAGSDPGSIYWSAALKQLAVVDALSPLISDPVLLEKSNQLMGILLTYYGERLMTGVGTRYLDHGVSARFPVELFVQGKVMLGEGMDHMVFHSTAPIVRDIIAYLGRSDQVKANAITDAILAGSQPTREVRDVWATAQSERMIFLQQKMVEAAKDIHETGENLSTRAHLHLTLILGLCAGLLILATLVMTLAARGLRLIDRLTRHRETLVGELRNAAQTDLLTGLYNRRGFEVAASALLTQAEHGSRWISVVLFDLDHFKKINDVNGHDAGDAVLRQVAGVARQNFRSFDLLVRHGGEEFLALLPDSTPDDAAIVAERVRLAIEAAEISLESGDVLKVTASFGCAGRANEAANRNFEDLVKRADLALYAAKASGRNCVVSGPIVQAPAQEERRKKASGGGFDTRT; this is encoded by the coding sequence ATGAAGTTCGAAACCATCAAAAGGGTCATCCTGGCCGCCATCATGCTGCCCTTCGTCTTCATGCTCATGGAAGGCGTCGTCGTCATAAGATCTTCGCTCAGACAATACAGGGATCTCGAAAGGGATCGGCAGTTCGCCGACGTGCTTGCCCGCGGCGGGTCGATCGCCGCGACGGAGATCCTGAGTGAAATTGGCGCCACCCGTCTCTATCTCGCACATCCCAACAGCAGGACTGCCGCCGACATGCAGCGAAGCCGGGTGACGCTCGATCGCGAGCGCTTGGCCTTCTATGCCAGCCTGCCCTCCCGCGACGCGCTCGACCAAGGGCTGGCCGGCGAATTATCGATTCTCAGCCTTGCCTATAGCCGCATCGCCGCCGCCCGCAACGCCGTCGACCTGGGCCTTTATGCCGGTAGCGATCCCGGTTCTATCTACTGGTCTGCAGCTCTCAAGCAGCTTGCCGTCGTCGATGCGCTTTCGCCACTGATCAGCGATCCGGTGCTGCTTGAGAAATCCAACCAGCTGATGGGCATCCTGCTGACCTATTACGGCGAAAGGCTGATGACCGGCGTCGGCACCCGCTACCTCGATCACGGTGTTTCCGCGAGGTTTCCGGTGGAGCTGTTCGTACAGGGCAAGGTCATGCTCGGTGAGGGCATGGACCACATGGTCTTTCATTCCACGGCGCCGATCGTGCGCGACATCATCGCCTATCTCGGCCGCAGCGACCAGGTGAAGGCGAATGCGATCACCGATGCCATCCTTGCCGGATCGCAGCCGACGCGCGAAGTGCGCGACGTCTGGGCCACTGCGCAGAGCGAACGCATGATCTTCCTGCAGCAGAAGATGGTCGAAGCCGCAAAAGATATTCACGAGACCGGCGAAAACTTGTCGACGCGCGCGCATTTACATCTGACGCTGATCCTGGGGCTGTGTGCTGGCCTATTGATTCTCGCCACATTGGTGATGACGCTGGCGGCAAGGGGCCTGCGCCTGATCGACCGGCTGACGCGGCATCGCGAGACACTGGTCGGCGAGTTGCGCAACGCCGCCCAGACCGATCTTCTGACCGGCCTGTACAACAGGCGAGGCTTCGAGGTTGCCGCATCGGCGCTTCTGACACAGGCCGAGCACGGATCGCGCTGGATCTCCGTCGTGCTCTTCGACCTCGATCATTTCAAGAAGATCAACGATGTCAACGGCCATGATGCCGGCGATGCCGTGCTCCGGCAGGTCGCCGGAGTCGCGCGTCAAAATTTTCGCTCCTTCGATCTGCTGGTGCGCCATGGCGGCGAGGAGTTCCTGGCGCTTCTGCCGGATTCGACGCCTGACGATGCCGCAATCGTTGCCGAGCGCGTGCGGCTGGCGATCGAGGCGGCGGAAATATCTTTGGAGAGCGGCGATGTTCTCAAGGTGACGGCGAGTTTCGGATGCGCCGGCCGGGCAAATGAAGCCGCCAACCGGAACTTCGAGGATCTGGTCAAACGTGCGGACCTGGCGCTCTACGCCGCCAAGGCCTCCGGCCGCAACTGCGTCGTTTCGGGCCCGATCGTGCAGGCACCGGCGCAGGAGGAACGACGCAAGAAGGCGTCGGGCGGTGGTTTTGATACCCGAACATGA
- the pdxY gene encoding pyridoxal kinase PdxY, which yields MSENAAGAVIVISSHVVRGSVGNRAAVFALETLGHPVWALPTIVLPWHPGHGRSTRLTFAEADFDAAIDDLIRAPWIGEVRAVLSGYFGNAAQARSVARLIAGLRLDNPELLYVCDPVMGDLGGLYVPEATAEAIRDHLIPLASLATPNRYELAWLSGAALEDNSAIMEAALALGPSRMLVTSAVPMMAGGTGNLYLSGRHALLAEHRVVENPPNGLGDLLAAVFLSRLLSGLEDEKALQLATASVFEVLARAVKRGSNELMLASDASSLSTPMAMVQMRRLVHPAQRRKK from the coding sequence ATGTCGGAAAATGCAGCGGGCGCAGTCATTGTCATCTCCAGTCATGTGGTGCGCGGCTCGGTTGGCAACCGGGCGGCGGTTTTTGCACTGGAGACGCTCGGTCATCCGGTCTGGGCGCTGCCGACCATCGTGCTTCCCTGGCATCCCGGCCACGGCCGCTCGACGCGGCTGACGTTTGCCGAAGCGGATTTCGACGCGGCGATCGACGATCTGATCCGCGCGCCCTGGATCGGCGAAGTCAGAGCGGTGCTTTCGGGCTATTTCGGCAATGCCGCCCAGGCGCGCTCGGTCGCCCGACTGATCGCCGGGCTCAGGCTAGATAATCCGGAGCTGCTCTATGTCTGCGATCCCGTCATGGGCGATCTCGGCGGCCTCTACGTGCCGGAGGCGACCGCCGAGGCTATTCGCGACCATCTCATCCCGCTCGCCTCGCTGGCGACGCCGAACCGCTATGAACTCGCATGGCTTTCGGGGGCAGCGCTTGAAGACAACAGCGCGATCATGGAGGCAGCGCTGGCGCTCGGACCATCGCGCATGCTCGTCACCTCGGCCGTGCCGATGATGGCGGGCGGTACCGGCAATCTCTATCTTTCCGGCCGTCACGCGCTTCTTGCCGAGCACCGCGTCGTCGAAAATCCGCCGAATGGGCTCGGCGACCTGCTTGCCGCGGTTTTCCTGTCGCGCCTGCTTTCCGGCCTCGAGGACGAAAAGGCGCTACAGCTTGCTACCGCCAGCGTCTTCGAGGTGCTTGCGCGTGCCGTCAAGCGCGGAAGCAACGAATTGATGCTGGCAAGCGACGCTTCCAGCCTTTCGACGCCGATGGCTATGGTGCAGATGCGCCGGCTCGTGCACCCGGCGCAGCGGCGGAAAAAATGA